A single Chiloscyllium punctatum isolate Juve2018m chromosome 26, sChiPun1.3, whole genome shotgun sequence DNA region contains:
- the LOC140453221 gene encoding uncharacterized protein isoform X2, with translation MTECWEEHPAAAPLVENCIPQTTERALEFAIVFPTDGALQQHQPVSAESSQKCNMCGQTITQLSELQQHPCFVNMNRFYQCAQCQKTFSHSNDLLQHQCGQVEEKPFICHVCKMGFSQLLGLVQHQNVHNENNPFKCTICGENFQQSSELILHQRVHIEDQPFECTVCKKRFKDSSELVAHQQFHAPEKPFKCSVCQKGFKKSSQLVRHQYIHGEKPFKCSACEKSFRHASELQRHQRVHTGERPFKCNQCDKTFSQSSHLAHHQRIHSGERPYDCGVCHKSFKHRSHLVRHMCVHAGEDMFKCVICHVGFKQPGELLQHQCTTEPERPYKCGQCNKSFKRSSYLQHHQRVHSGERPFKCTTCQMSFKQLYALVRHQRTHTGDKPYKCTVCDKGFSESSHLLYHQHIHTGESVFQCTGCQKGFKDSSELLRHRCARVEGKPFKCTVCQKAYKRVSALQLHESTHVEERPFKCNACERRFACSSELVDHQCRPAKEKPLKCSDCEKRFKYSSDLERHRRVHTGDKPFKCITCDKGFKQKEHLIKHQNVHARESQFLI, from the exons ATGACAGAGTGTTGGGAGGAACACCCAGCCGCCGCACCTTTGGTGGAGAACTGCATTCCCCAGACCACTGAGCGTGCCCTTGAGTTTGCAATTGTGTTCCCTACTGATGGAGCCCTTCAACAGCACCAGCCTGTATCGGCCGAGAGCTCCCAAAAATGCAACATGTGTGGCCAGACAATCACACAGCTGTCAGAACTCCAACAGCATCCGTGTTTTGTTAACATGAACCGCTTCTACCAGTGCGCCCAGTGTCAGAAGACTTTCAGCCACTCTAATGACCTGCTGCAGCACCAGTGTGGCCAAGTGGAGGAGAAGCCCTTTATCTGCCACGTCTGCAAGATGGGCTTTTCCCAGTTGCTGGGACTGGTCCAGCACCAGAATGTCCACAATGAGAACAACCCCTTCAAGTGTACTATCTGTGGTGAGAACTTCCAGCAGTCATCGGAACTTATCCTGCACCAGCGGGTTCACATCGAGGATCAGCCCTTTGAGTGCACTGTCTGCAAGAAGAGGTTCAAGGACTCGTCAGAGCTGGTGGCACACCAGCAGTTCCATGCACCCGAGAAACCCTTCAAATGTAGTGTGTGCCAGAAAGGCTTTAAGAAGTCATCGCAGCTGGTCCGACACCAGTACATCCATGGTGAGAAGCCCTTCAAATGCTCAGCCTGTGAGAAGTCTTTCCGCCACGCCTCTGAGCTGCAGCGACACCAGAGGGTGCACACCGGCGAGCGGCCCTTCAAATGCAACCAATGCGACAAGACTTTCAGCCAGTCCTCTCACCTGGCACACCACCAGCGTATCCATTCGGGCGAACGGCCCTATGACTGTGGTGTCTGCCACAAGAGCTTCAAGCACCGCTCGCACCTGGTGCGCCACATGTGTGTCCATGCTGGTGAGGACATGTTCAAGTGCGTTATCTGTCATGTTGGCTTCAAGCAGCCTGGAGAACTGCTGCAGCACCAGTGCACAACAGAGCCTGAGCGACCCTACAAGTGCGGCCAGTGCAACAAGAGCTTCAAGCGCTCCTCCTACCTTCAGCACCACCAACGTGTGCACtcaggggagagacccttcaaGTGTACAACCTGTCAGATGAGCTTCAAGCAGCTTTATGCACTGGTGCGACATCAGCGCACCCACACTGGCGACAAGCCCTACAAATGCACCGTCTGTGACAAAGGCTTCAGTGAATCCTCACACCTCCTGTACCACCAGCACATTCATACTGGAGAGAGTGTTTTCCAATGCACAGGGTGCCAGAAGGGTTTCAAAGACTCATCAGAACTCTTACGTCACCGCTGTGCCAGGGTGGAGGGAAAACCATTCAAGTGCACTGTTTGCCAGAAAGCTTACAAGCGGGTTTCAGCCCTGCAACTCCATGAATCGACCCATGTGGAGGAGAGGCCATTCAAGTGCAATGCCTGCGAGCGACGCTTTGCATGTTCCTCTGAGTTGGTGGATCACCAGTGCCGGCCTGCCAAGGAGAAGCCGCTGAAATGTAGCGACTGTGAAAAGAGATTCAAATATTCCTCAGACCTGGAGCGTCATCGGCGCGTTCACACAGGGGACAAACCTTTTAAATGCATCACTTGTGACAAGGGCTTTAAGCAGAAGGAACACCTGATAAAGCACCAGAATGTCCacgccagagagagtcagt TCTTGATATAG
- the LOC140453221 gene encoding uncharacterized protein isoform X1 — protein sequence MTECWEEHPAAAPLVENCIPQTTERALEFAIVFPTDGALQQHQPVSAESSQKCNMCGQTITQLSELQQHPCFVNMNRFYQCAQCQKTFSHSNDLLQHQCGQVEEKPFICHVCKMGFSQLLGLVQHQNVHNENNPFKCTICGENFQQSSELILHQRVHIEDQPFECTVCKKRFKDSSELVAHQQFHAPEKPFKCSVCQKGFKKSSQLVRHQYIHGEKPFKCSACEKSFRHASELQRHQRVHTGERPFKCNQCDKTFSQSSHLAHHQRIHSGERPYDCGVCHKSFKHRSHLVRHMCVHAGEDMFKCVICHVGFKQPGELLQHQCTTEPERPYKCGQCNKSFKRSSYLQHHQRVHSGERPFKCTTCQMSFKQLYALVRHQRTHTGDKPYKCTVCDKGFSESSHLLYHQHIHTGESVFQCTGCQKGFKDSSELLRHRCARVEGKPFKCTVCQKAYKRVSALQLHESTHVEERPFKCNACERRFACSSELVDHQCRPAKEKPLKCSDCEKRFKYSSDLERHRRVHTGDKPFKCITCDKGFKQKEHLIKHQNVHARESQCKCTWCGERFTELSYLQEHCLQHTAQNSYEGSACGQ from the coding sequence ATGACAGAGTGTTGGGAGGAACACCCAGCCGCCGCACCTTTGGTGGAGAACTGCATTCCCCAGACCACTGAGCGTGCCCTTGAGTTTGCAATTGTGTTCCCTACTGATGGAGCCCTTCAACAGCACCAGCCTGTATCGGCCGAGAGCTCCCAAAAATGCAACATGTGTGGCCAGACAATCACACAGCTGTCAGAACTCCAACAGCATCCGTGTTTTGTTAACATGAACCGCTTCTACCAGTGCGCCCAGTGTCAGAAGACTTTCAGCCACTCTAATGACCTGCTGCAGCACCAGTGTGGCCAAGTGGAGGAGAAGCCCTTTATCTGCCACGTCTGCAAGATGGGCTTTTCCCAGTTGCTGGGACTGGTCCAGCACCAGAATGTCCACAATGAGAACAACCCCTTCAAGTGTACTATCTGTGGTGAGAACTTCCAGCAGTCATCGGAACTTATCCTGCACCAGCGGGTTCACATCGAGGATCAGCCCTTTGAGTGCACTGTCTGCAAGAAGAGGTTCAAGGACTCGTCAGAGCTGGTGGCACACCAGCAGTTCCATGCACCCGAGAAACCCTTCAAATGTAGTGTGTGCCAGAAAGGCTTTAAGAAGTCATCGCAGCTGGTCCGACACCAGTACATCCATGGTGAGAAGCCCTTCAAATGCTCAGCCTGTGAGAAGTCTTTCCGCCACGCCTCTGAGCTGCAGCGACACCAGAGGGTGCACACCGGCGAGCGGCCCTTCAAATGCAACCAATGCGACAAGACTTTCAGCCAGTCCTCTCACCTGGCACACCACCAGCGTATCCATTCGGGCGAACGGCCCTATGACTGTGGTGTCTGCCACAAGAGCTTCAAGCACCGCTCGCACCTGGTGCGCCACATGTGTGTCCATGCTGGTGAGGACATGTTCAAGTGCGTTATCTGTCATGTTGGCTTCAAGCAGCCTGGAGAACTGCTGCAGCACCAGTGCACAACAGAGCCTGAGCGACCCTACAAGTGCGGCCAGTGCAACAAGAGCTTCAAGCGCTCCTCCTACCTTCAGCACCACCAACGTGTGCACtcaggggagagacccttcaaGTGTACAACCTGTCAGATGAGCTTCAAGCAGCTTTATGCACTGGTGCGACATCAGCGCACCCACACTGGCGACAAGCCCTACAAATGCACCGTCTGTGACAAAGGCTTCAGTGAATCCTCACACCTCCTGTACCACCAGCACATTCATACTGGAGAGAGTGTTTTCCAATGCACAGGGTGCCAGAAGGGTTTCAAAGACTCATCAGAACTCTTACGTCACCGCTGTGCCAGGGTGGAGGGAAAACCATTCAAGTGCACTGTTTGCCAGAAAGCTTACAAGCGGGTTTCAGCCCTGCAACTCCATGAATCGACCCATGTGGAGGAGAGGCCATTCAAGTGCAATGCCTGCGAGCGACGCTTTGCATGTTCCTCTGAGTTGGTGGATCACCAGTGCCGGCCTGCCAAGGAGAAGCCGCTGAAATGTAGCGACTGTGAAAAGAGATTCAAATATTCCTCAGACCTGGAGCGTCATCGGCGCGTTCACACAGGGGACAAACCTTTTAAATGCATCACTTGTGACAAGGGCTTTAAGCAGAAGGAACACCTGATAAAGCACCAGAATGTCCacgccagagagagtcagtgtaaGTGCACATGGTGTGGTGAGAGGTTTACAGAGCTAAGCTATCTACAGGAGCACTGCCTTCAACACACCGCGCAAAACTCCTATGAAGGTTCTGCTTGTGGACAGtaa